In Elephas maximus indicus isolate mEleMax1 chromosome 7, mEleMax1 primary haplotype, whole genome shotgun sequence, the following proteins share a genomic window:
- the LOC126078689 gene encoding olfactory receptor 10AG1-like, protein MNHQEKPPEDNLRELMAFVLLGFADMPQLQWFLFGLFLIIYIIILMSNGTIFLITKLDPALQSPMYFFLANFSFLEICYVSATLPRMLMNLGTQRRRISLVACATQMCFVLMFGATECLLLAVMAYDRYVAICNPLCYPLVLNHRVCIQLVTGSWTAGIPVQIGQTYQIFSLPFCGSNQINHFFCDIPPVLKLACGDTFVNEMLVYIVAVLLVMVPFLMILGSYSKIISIILKLPSAKSRAKAFSTCSSHLTVVVLFFGSGITTYLRPNTRHSERADKVLSLFYTILIPMFNPIIYSLRNKDVITALRKRECK, encoded by the coding sequence ATGAATCATCAAGAAAAACCTCCAGAAGACAACCTAAGAGAACTGATGGCATTTGTTCTCTTGGGCTTTGCTGACATGCCCCAACTCCAGTggtttctttttggattgtttttaATCATCTATATTATTATCCTAATGAGCAATGGCACCATATTTCTAATAACAAAACTGGATCCTGCTCTCCAGagccctatgtattttttcctagcaaatttttccttcttggaaatctGCTATGTATCGGCTACTCTTCCCAGAATGCTGATGAATCTAGGAACCCAGAGACGAAGAATTTCCTTAGTTGCCTGTGCTACACAGATGTGCTTTGTCCTCATGTTTGGAGCCACAGAATGTTTGCTCctggcagtgatggcctatgaccgctatgtggccatttgtaatcCTCTGTGCTATCCTCTAGTCTTGAACCACAGGGTCTGCATTCAGTTGGTGACTGGCTCCTGGACCGCTGGAATCCCAGTTCAGATAGGGCAGACATATcagattttctctctgcctttttgtgGATCTAACCAAAtcaaccacttcttctgtgatatTCCCCCAGTACTCAAGCTGGCTTGTGGGGACACCTTTGTAAACGAGATGTTGGTCTACATAGTTGCTGTTTTACTTGTCATGGTTCCCTTTCTGATGATACTTGGCTCCTACAGTAAAAtcatctccatcatcctgaagttgCCTTCAGCCAAAAGTCGAGCCAAAGCCTTCTCTACTTGCTCATCTCATCTTACGGTTGTGGTGTTATTCTTTGGATCAGGCATTACTACATACTTAAGACCCAACACCAGACACTCAGAAAGAGCTGACAAAGTTCTATCTCTTTTCTACACTATCCTAATTCCTATGTTTAATCCCATAATATATAGTCTAAGGAACAAGGATGTCATAACGGCACTGAGAAAACGAGAAtgtaaataa